The genomic stretch AACCCACTAATACTAAACCATGCGTTTTTCATGCCAGAAGGTGGTGCTTATGGACCTAACTTGGAGAGTTGTCTTACATATATGGTCCTTGGGGTCTACCTTCTAATCATGGATCATCACAATTCTTTTATCTAACAGTGTAAAGCAAAAAAGATGTAAGGCGTGTGGGGACCACCATATGAGGATGAATCCACCATTAATAGAATCTTAAAAGTGATGAGATAATTCCAAATAAATGGTCTTAATCATATATCACTCTTTTCATTTGCTGTCCTTGTACATCAGATATGCTTACAATTCCCATCTCTATTCTGGTAGTAATGCAAAAGATTCTAATCTGACTGTTGATTTCACGGTATTATGGTGCTCCCTTCACTTCTAAGTCATTTCTCTTGatcaaatttttaaattatttgcCAGACCGGACATGACGGTCGCATTCAAGTGGGGCAACGTGACTCGGCGGTCCAGGCACGTGCAAAGTTGATCAAACCTAGAACGTGTAGAAATCTCTGATTCTCTCAGTATATATAGACCTCACTAGCTTCTTCATTCTCTCATAATTCTTGAGTTGAAgtcaaggggaagaagaaggatacTTTGTTTCTAGAGTTTGTCTGAGTATGAAGTGCATAGAGAGGCCAAAGGTTGTTTTGGTTCCCTACCCAGCACAAGGCCATGTCACACCTATGGCTCAGCTTGCCTTGGCCCTCCGTAGCCATGGGTTTGACCCAGTGATCATCGTCCCCGACTTCATTCACCGTCGAATCATGTCTTCACAAATTGGACAAGATGATGGGATTGTGTTCATGTCCATCCCAAGCGGTTTGGACGAGAACGAACCAATCAACTTCTTCACTATTGCATTTGCCATGGAGAGTAACATGCCAATCCATCTAGAGCATATAATCTCTAGgcttgatgatgatgaagatggtgGTGTTGCTTGTGTGATTGTTGATTTGGTAGCTTCATGGGCTATCGAAGTTGCGAACCGTTGTGGTGTCCCTGCAGCGGGGTTTTGGCCTGCCATGCTTGCAACGTACCACTTGATCACCTCAATTCCAGATATGATCAATGTTGGGCTTATTGATGAGTTTGGTAAGATTATCTATCTAACCAAgctctcttattttctctttaattcTTTCCTATTTCATTCTTGTTGAAAGATGCTTTTCATTTACATCTAACAAAGAAATTTCATATGCatgaaatttcattcatttaaaGTTGGAACGAGTTTTCCTTATGTCACAGTGAAGGAGGAATTCCTTCATCAATGACTATCATTCCAGTGGGATAGGTGTATGATGGtacatttttttggaaaatcccTTTTCCGCGGGTGAAGGAACACTTTGCCTTTTGAATTAAGTTAATAGCTTTATTTCCACTTTTTCTTCTCCAACCCCCTTACGTAATTAATACAAAATGGAGAAgtgcaataaaaaaatagaaagattaGAGGGAGATGagaggatttttcttttctttgtgggTAAATAGGGAGATGAACTTTATTTACAGAATAAAAAGGGGGCGGTGGCGGGTAACATGCGTctgaactgaattttttttttttttatttctatttaaagtAGGTCAACTTAAATCTCATATAAGCCTCTATTTTTATCAAGTTTTAAAATCAGGTAAACTTCTAAGAATGTTATGAGAAGACCTATGGAGTATCCGAATATCCATTGTATCCGAATATCCATTGCATTAAGTTAGAgacattttaaataataattattagtCTGTAGTCATATACTAGAGGTCGTTGGATATTTAATTTGCATTATATAAATAATTTGGTTTTTCATCAAGAATTTGTTATTCTTAGATACTATCCAATAGAATATTTGTTATTGTAGAGTTGATTTGAAGATATCATTTTATAAAAGCTAATTTGAGAAACTTTGTATATTTGTATAGTattttctttgatcttctcGAAATTTGACTTATCATTAAATCATATACTATATTCAATACCATCTCATGCAATATTGTTGATTAGTCAAAATGGTTCTAATTGGCAGGTTTAACAAAATCATAATTATGAGAAAAAGCAACCTTAAGGGCAGCATCGGCCTGCACCTACACAGAATGGGAGACAAAATGACCTTCTTGCGCCTCCTGAAGAGCGAAAATCCAGCTCATGCTGATTTTTCTATtagtgctcccattggcccttaCACTGTTGTAAGAACCATGTTGTCTTCTAAGAACCCTCTCTCCATAATTAATAATAAGATCTTTCCACTCTCCCTACAGCTAAGCTGTTTAGTTTTAGGACAATTTGATTGGATTATCAGTATCTTCATGGTAACATCCTCTACCAATAACTGGTTCAACCAGAAAATCTGGTATGGTCTGGTCTGTGTAACTGTTGCTTAAtcattgttctttttttatgaGATTATAAGGCCCATGTGGAATGCCATGTTATAGTTTAAGAAACATGTGCATCATGATTTGGTCGGAAATATGGATCAGTAAAATATAAGTCTTCAAGGTTGTCAAGGCATTAAATCTTCATTTGTTTAAGCAATCACGGAATCTAATATGACCAATAATGATTTATATTGTTTGATCATGTATAAAAAAATACCAATAACGGTGTCATACACAAGAATTCAAGTTCACAAAATCATTAGTTTTTTCAGTTGCTTATGATATGGATATCAAGGTTGAAGTCAAAGGTTGcaaatcaaatttaaaagaTGGCAAAGATAAGCCaaatgatgaaacaaaattagaaaccaaaACAACCTATCAGGGTTGGTCTAAGACCATCTGATAATAACATGGATCACTATATACTGAACCAGACCAGCCACATTGGCCCGGCTGGTTCAAGAGAGAGGGAGTAAGGTTGAGCTGCAAAGTGCATGCTGAACCTGGTTCGGTCCAAAGTTGGTCACACACTGGTTGGACCACTTAGTATGTTAAAAGTAAACAATCTTTTTATTGTTCCTGATCCAGACATTAGCTGATCTCATTACTTGATGGTTTTTGTGCTGATTTTGTGCTTTGGCAGGAATCCCTCAACATCAAGGTGAAGGATGCTTTCTACCAGGTCAATCTCTATTGAGTACTACAGATCTACCATGGTTAGTGGGAGATTCCGCGTCACAGAAATCGAGGTTCACATTCTGGTTAAGGACTTTTGATAGATTGAGAGCTCTCCAATGGCTCCTTGCAAATACTTTCCCAGAAGGATATGATGATCAGAAACAGAACTACCATTCAATCAAGAGCACCCAAGATTATCCACTTATATTCCAAGTTGGACCCTTAACTAGGTATTCAGGAAACAAGAACCCTAGCTTTTGGGAAGAAGATAGGAGTTGCTTGGATTGGCTAGATAAGCAAAAGCCTGGCTCAGTCATCTATGTGTCATTTGGAAGTTGGGTGGGAACAATTGGGGAAGAAAAAGTTAATGAACTTGCATTGGGGCTTGAAGCCACGCGGAGGCCATTCATTTGGGTTATATCGCCTACGTGGCGAAAAGGGCTACCTATGGGATACTTGGAGAGGGTGGCTAAACAAGGTAAGCTGGTTTCATGGGCTCCTCAAAAAGAGTTGCTTCAACATGAGGCAATAGGATGTTATCTCACACACTGTGGTTGGAATTCTACAATGGAAGCCATAGAATGTGGTAAGTCCCTCCTGTGCTATCCTGTCTCTGGGGAccaatttgtaaattgtaaatATATTGTGAAAGTGTGGGGGATTGGAGTGGAAATGCAAGGTGATGGATGGAGAGATGTTGAGGAGGGTGTGAAGAGAGTGATGGAAGAGGTGGAAGAGATGCAGGAAAGGGCCTTGGAATTGAAGGAAAGGGTCTTTGGTGACAAGGGTAGCTCAAGAGCTGCAGCTAGTCTGACAGCCTTTGTAAGTGATCTCTGCAGATCAATATATTGACTAGTACAATTATTGTTTTCATCAAACTTTtgtgaaaatcaaattaaatataGTAAAAAGTTTTCCTACACCCATTGAGGATGCTCCATTCACTATTTTAATGCTCACAAATCCCTATAAGGGTTTAGTACCTCCCATTTCCCAATACCACCAGCTCACATTTCAAGCCTCACGGTGAATGGATTAGTGTAGGCgcaggaaaacttggtccttcCTTATATAATGAAAGACTATCAAATATGGGTTTTTTAGGGAAAGTGAAATAGGTCTCTTTGTGATCATCAATCCTATCCAATCAATTAAATTTTCTGAAAATCATTAATTATCCCATTCATTTAAATAGTTTGGGTGAAATCATAAAACAAATAATGGAACAATAGGTTAGTCACAAGTCATGTGGGCCACATATAATGAAATACTAAATTcctataataaaaataagatttccaaaaatttacaacGTAATATATAGGGATAAAAAGTGTTGCCCGACCGTAACTGCGAGCCCTCTCACATGGGACAGTGAAATGACCACTCGTCCCTCCCCTTGGATGTTTGtgtgtgctcccattggcccccgTGCTAGTgtagaggacacacacacacacacacacacacacacacatatatatatatgaattccATGTGCTTTGCGGAAAAAGAATGTTTCTCGGTCACGTGTCCCTTGCACCAACGAGGGGGGGGCCAACGAGGGAGGCCATGCGAGGGCTTCCAACAGGAGGGGTGCAATAGTCATTTCATCCCTTTGTGTGTGAACGTAGGGGAATGTGAGTccatagtttaaaaaaaaaaaaaaaaatgtatgagtTTTAAACAGCTAAAAATTCCAAATGGtatggtagaaaaaaaaaaaagaatagcaaAAAAACAGATCATACGGTATTAATTTCAAATGTGTAGAAacaaaaatatggaaaataaaaatgacagtATTCTaatataaattggtgaattatTATATGAGTTctacatctaatgttcaaaacaactacaaatCCAATATTAATGCATATGTATTTCaatcccccctccccctgcATTATAAGTTTCAAAacatatcatccaaaatatattATCCAACATCAATTCCAAATTCATGCACCATAACAAAAAAGCGTCCAAAGTCCTATTGAAAaatgtggcttggctatggtGGTGTTCATTGTTGTGAACACAACCAACACATATTTGAAATGATGCATGCTCAGCTGGAGTTGGGAGTCATTGCTTTAGAACCCCTTCTCAGCAGATGCATAAGTTTGTAGGTCAATTTTGAGATCCGTACATTGAAAGTAATTTGAAGGTGATTTCATGAGAAATGTAGCTAATTTGAAGGCATGTTAGAAATAAGTACCCGATGTTGATAGTCATGAAATTGATATTGTTGAGATCCATTCCTTGATTGAAAAAAGATAAATTGTTGAAGATGATCAGCACCGTTTGTTGAAGTCAACGAACTAAACAGGTTGAGTTGTATCGAAAAtagatactctccttaaggtttGAAACGTTCCTTATAGAAGTACAATTGGGGACACTTGCGTTTTGCCTCAAAGATAAACCAACCATTGATCATTGTCTGATTGCACACAGACTTTGACCCTTTGGAAGAGTAAGGTTATGCCTTATAGTttagaaaaacaaaaccaaacaataatgaaaaaaaaaaaaaaaaaaaaaagcacacacATTTCTGAAGTAGGGattgtctctctttatataGATAAAGAAGGGACACCTCCAATAAGCGTTCCAAAAAGTCATGTCTCTTCCATAAGACATGCTTCCAATAGCCACACCTATAGGCCACTTAAGTGTCTATCAGGAAGAGACAAACATCTCCAACACATTTCtataaacaaaataatattttgaatctttaatttttaaaacaattaaaagattccaataaGGTGACTTCATGAGTTGGGAGTTGGGGTTTTTAGGTtttgcttctcttcttcttcgcaATTGTCTAGTTTCATGAGGTTTTCACATAGTTTTTAGGGGTTTTAGGAATAGGTTTGTGTTTGTTTATCTATCCATTCCCTCTCTATATCTCTATGTCTTCAATTTTTTGCATTTTGAAGTACTTTCCGATAGAATTGCGACTAGAAATTGTATTTCAAGTAGAGTGCTCTTTCCATTTATCCATTTGTGCTTATGATTAGGAGTTTGCTCCTTTCCGATAGGAGATTACATGCATTCCTTGTGAGGTTTCATTGATATTTTTCCCACTAGCTATGGTTCGTATTCACACTACTCGCTTTattttttaggaattgaaggagatttcattgaattttcagttttaggaCCTTCTTGTTTTGAGGTGCtactctatttttgctttaattgaCCAtcgttttaattttattgaagatggtTGAACACCCTTGCGAGTATCATTGACAATGGAAAGTGTCTCTCACTGTTTGCCGATTACATGATGACAAGAAAAATCTTTGAAGTAAGCACAAAGGGCTTTCTCTTTGGGTTAAAACGAGCTCGTAACAATGGATGGAATATGGAAGAAATATAGAATGATTCGGAGGAGCTAAATCACACCATTTTGGATGGTAGAACCAGCTTGTGGCCTTGGAGTGCAATTCCCCTCCTTTTGGATGTCTATGATTTTATGTTTATACCTGTTCTTTGGCTTAGGCCTGCCAACGATGTGGTCCTACTTATGTGTCACTTagcttttaaataaaaatctctctCACCTATAAGTGACTGATTTGAACATTGATGTACCTAATTATCTAACTTCTCAaccaattttcttttattcttccgaaaaagaaaaagtaagttAAAGCGGAAGGCATTTCCCATTCAGTGAAGAAAGTTTAAATTGAGACTTTTTcctttattgaaaataaaatccatTAAAACATAATTAAaggaatattatttttttccgtCGCACTGAATACTATCTAAAAGTCTAAAAGTAACTGATAAGCAATAAAAATCATATTtcggtttttatttttcatatttaaaatgTTAAATGATGGAATTTATATCATCATAATTCCTAATCATATTAAAGGATCTTGCTAATATACTATGAATCGTTTCAATACAAGAGGAGAAAGCGACATACCGTTCACCGCCGATGACGTGTTGTTTCTAGCAAAGCTTGACGCAGGCATTGATGCCGTCTTTACACGAATgaacaaccttcttcttcttctttaatggAGGTAGGTTTCTCTCCTTAGTATTTACTCAATGCACTCTTCTAATGGATGAGATTAGTATGTGACCAAGGGGACTTAGTCTCCTTTAATAACATAATGCTCATCTCCCATTAAGGTAGACTAATCAAAGAGCAAGTCTTCCCTATTTACAGCCAAACTAATATGGTGGGTAAccttaatagaatccaagatATTTTCAAACGTTTTGACACAATAgataaaatattttcctttgaggggaggggagtgaaatatttgaaaaaatacgGGAGAACTTGATATGGGAGGGAAGTGATAATTCCTCTCTATATAATAACCCATTCCCATCATTTTACTCGTTTAAGCGTTTCATACTCCTCCATATATAACACCTCGTATTCGTCATCATCCAAGAGTGGTAGAGATCATCAATTCTTTACCAGCAGCTGCATAACTTCTCACACCTGTTCTTTTTCCTGTGTAAACAAGAAGCAATTGCGATCAATTAAGTAGAAATCAAgtcagaagaagaataaagcaTAAACTACACACACAAAACACATAGAGTAGTTGATGTtggcaataaaaaataaagaactaatAAGAGGAAAGGAAGTACAGGATGGGTGA from Macadamia integrifolia cultivar HAES 741 chromosome 11, SCU_Mint_v3, whole genome shotgun sequence encodes the following:
- the LOC122093578 gene encoding UDP-glycosyltransferase 82A1-like; amino-acid sequence: MKCIERPKVVLVPYPAQGHVTPMAQLALALRSHGFDPVIIVPDFIHRRIMSSQIGQDDGIVFMSIPSGLDENEPINFFTIAFAMESNMPIHLEHIISRLDDDEDGGVACVIVDLVASWAIEVANRCGVPAAGFWPAMLATYHLITSIPDMINVGLIDEFGIPQHQGEGCFLPGQSLLSTTDLPWLVGDSASQKSRFTFWLRTFDRLRALQWLLANTFPEGYDDQKQNYHSIKSTQDYPLIFQVGPLTRYSGNKNPSFWEEDRSCLDWLDKQKPGSVIYVSFGSWVGTIGEEKVNELALGLEATRRPFIWVISPTWRKGLPMGYLERVAKQGKLVSWAPQKELLQHEAIGCYLTHCGWNSTMEAIECGKSLLCYPVSGDQFVNCKYIVKVWGIGVEMQGDGWRDVEEGVKRVMEEVEEMQERALELKERVFGDKGSSRAAASLTAFVSDLCRSIY